One region of Nycticebus coucang isolate mNycCou1 chromosome 10, mNycCou1.pri, whole genome shotgun sequence genomic DNA includes:
- the LOC128597533 gene encoding uncharacterized protein LOC128597533, with product MRRSLSLAGLGRSQTVSGEETTPTPFLFMLIELFGCAFDLGPIKQAEDLTRKNSKTGNGSFLRIYDVSPIVQINRHSSQFQSNCSYAAAAVTHCCQYGGFILEGYGFVPLHKTVHSNGSSLQENNTVVNSIICQDLVERTAHLQRMSLSTGAHYTQALHPSLFSTFWTPIVTYPETVNFKYLEDLKVSFCSYTPIGPTKDSN from the exons ATGCGGCGAAGTTTGAGCCTTGCGGGACTCGGGAGGAGCCAAACTGTATCCGGGGAGGAGACCACCCCTACCCCGTTCCTTTTCATGCTAATTGAGCTGTTTGGCTGCGCGTTTGACCTCGGGCCGATAAAACAAGCTGAGGATTTGACAAGGAAGAACTCGAAGACTGGAAACGGCAGTTTTCTCAGAATTTACGATGTTTCACCAATTGTACAAATAAATCGTCACTCCAGTCAGTTTCAGAGTAATTGCAGCTATGCAGCTGCTGCAGTTACCCACTGCTGTCAGTATGGCGGTTTTATTCTCGAAGGTTACGGTTTTGTTCCTCTGCACAAAACCGTGCACTCTAATGGCTCCAGTCTCCAAGAGAACAATACG GTGGTGAATTCTATCATCTGTCAAGACTTAGTTGAAAGGACAGCTCATCTGCAAAGAATGTCCCTTTCCACGGGTGCTCACTACACACAAGCTCTCCACCCTTCACTTTTCTCCACTTTCTGGACTCCTATCGTTACTTACCCAGAAACTGTCAACTTTAAGTATCTTGAAGACTTGAAGGTCTCTTTTTGCTCTTATACTCCAATAGGGCCAACCAAGGACAGTAACTAG